From the genome of Mesorhizobium japonicum MAFF 303099, one region includes:
- a CDS encoding tetratricopeptide repeat protein: MTTDEPIGLQFRSREALTESIDSDPSSYDAWEELINLEAWEGNVDTAVSALLRAVDAVSDRDRLWQMVDEFSWVYGIGREPIIVLYERWKIDTHQSASTSIFFAKQFKEFDLLEFSNECISRAEREVHTAQDCVWLAEYMRENGEAPRALAVLQRGIVAHPRDATIWDCLADTHRLGKSARELAEASYQSFKQCRLDGVTEKADVAWASFGWMLDTVGNYFSAEEAYRQAMEIDPRYSWPIGKLSGLLRRRFGRYHEAESLAQRCVEIDPDDAWSWFNLGFLHHHHLNRFGDAKAAYSRAIELKPDYVKVWENLVALMAFETDTPAETQETFDKLFELSGISAFAYNQYGIFLREMTDRYDESEKALLHAIDMEPAEWSHRLALAVLYEKRMLRFGDARKRLLEAKERGAPVDNIDYRLALIAQRRRPLKVIK, from the coding sequence ATGACGACCGACGAACCTATCGGACTTCAATTCAGATCCCGCGAGGCGTTAACCGAAAGCATTGATAGCGACCCGTCCAGCTATGACGCCTGGGAAGAGTTGATCAATCTGGAGGCTTGGGAAGGCAATGTAGACACTGCCGTTTCTGCCCTTCTGCGAGCAGTTGATGCGGTGTCCGACAGGGACCGGCTTTGGCAAATGGTCGATGAATTTTCGTGGGTCTATGGAATTGGACGGGAGCCGATCATCGTTTTGTACGAGCGATGGAAAATTGATACGCATCAAAGCGCTTCAACAAGCATTTTCTTCGCGAAGCAATTTAAGGAGTTCGATCTTCTGGAGTTCAGCAACGAATGCATCTCGCGCGCGGAGCGCGAAGTGCACACTGCACAGGACTGCGTCTGGCTTGCGGAGTATATGCGCGAAAATGGGGAAGCACCGCGAGCCCTGGCCGTGTTGCAGCGTGGGATAGTCGCTCACCCGCGCGACGCAACGATATGGGATTGCCTCGCCGACACACATCGCCTCGGGAAATCGGCGCGCGAACTGGCGGAAGCGAGCTATCAGTCGTTCAAGCAATGCCGCCTCGACGGAGTCACGGAAAAAGCCGATGTCGCCTGGGCATCCTTCGGCTGGATGCTCGATACGGTTGGCAACTATTTCTCGGCCGAGGAAGCCTATCGCCAGGCGATGGAAATTGATCCACGCTATAGCTGGCCCATAGGGAAGTTGTCAGGATTGCTGCGTCGTCGTTTCGGCCGCTACCACGAGGCCGAAAGCCTTGCGCAACGATGCGTTGAGATCGATCCTGACGATGCCTGGTCGTGGTTCAATCTCGGTTTTCTTCATCATCATCATCTGAACCGCTTTGGCGATGCCAAGGCGGCGTATTCACGGGCAATCGAACTCAAGCCGGACTATGTCAAGGTTTGGGAGAATCTTGTGGCGCTGATGGCCTTCGAAACAGATACGCCAGCGGAGACTCAAGAGACTTTTGACAAGCTATTCGAGCTGAGCGGCATTTCGGCTTTTGCCTATAATCAGTACGGCATCTTTCTCCGCGAAATGACGGACCGATATGATGAATCGGAGAAAGCTCTGCTGCATGCGATCGACATGGAGCCAGCCGAATGGTCCCACAGGTTGGCGTTGGCAGTCTTGTATGAAAAGCGCATGCTCAGATTCGGGGACGCTCGGAAACGCCTGCTTGAAGCAAAGGAGCGCGGCGCTCCGGTCGACAACATAGACTACCGCCTGGCCTTGATTGCGCAGCGTCGGCGGCCCTTGAAAGTTATCAAGTAA
- a CDS encoding NAD(P)/FAD-dependent oxidoreductase: protein MLESPRFGYSDIVSSMARRYDCWMQSNPPQKIVVIGGGIAGLSLAAAVRDWAEVTVLEREPHLGYHASGRSAALFTETYGNRLVRALTLASRQQIVEGGFVAHRRGALHVGWTGDGAAIDRLADELQALVPSVRRLSAAELHALVPAIAIEATCGGAYEPDAVDIDTGKMLAANASALKAGGGLIRAGEEVRAISQDGGGLRVETSGGVYPADIVVNAAGAWVDVVAGLAGLSGLGFQPKRRTAFLFDPPAGTDIASWPLVVDLHEQFYFKPDAGRLIGSLADETDSEPCDAWPEDIDVAIAVDRIEQATTMRIGRPSTPWAGLRTFAPDRTPVAGFDPRLPGFFWLGGQGGYGFQVSLTLARLSAALMRGEPLPEDVAALGVTAAALAPDRFLVPATTL, encoded by the coding sequence ATGCTGGAATCACCAAGGTTCGGTTACTCCGACATTGTCAGCTCCATGGCGCGGCGATACGACTGCTGGATGCAGTCGAATCCTCCCCAAAAAATCGTCGTCATCGGTGGTGGCATTGCCGGCCTGTCGCTTGCGGCAGCGGTGCGGGATTGGGCTGAAGTCACCGTCCTCGAGCGCGAGCCGCATCTTGGCTATCACGCCAGCGGCCGCTCCGCCGCCTTGTTCACCGAGACCTACGGCAACCGGCTGGTGCGGGCGCTGACGCTGGCCAGCCGGCAGCAAATAGTCGAGGGCGGCTTTGTCGCCCATCGGCGCGGCGCGCTGCATGTCGGCTGGACCGGCGATGGCGCGGCAATAGACCGGCTGGCCGATGAATTGCAGGCGCTGGTGCCCAGCGTGCGCCGCCTGTCGGCGGCCGAGCTCCACGCGCTGGTTCCCGCCATTGCCATTGAAGCCACTTGCGGCGGCGCCTACGAGCCGGACGCGGTGGATATCGACACCGGCAAGATGCTGGCGGCCAACGCCTCGGCGCTGAAGGCCGGCGGCGGCTTGATCCGCGCCGGCGAGGAGGTGCGCGCCATCTCTCAAGACGGCGGCGGCCTGCGGGTGGAAACGAGTGGCGGTGTCTATCCAGCCGACATCGTCGTCAACGCCGCCGGCGCCTGGGTCGATGTCGTCGCCGGCCTGGCCGGGCTCTCCGGCCTCGGCTTCCAGCCCAAACGCCGTACCGCCTTCCTGTTCGACCCGCCTGCCGGCACCGACATCGCCAGCTGGCCGCTGGTGGTCGACCTGCACGAACAATTCTACTTCAAGCCCGACGCCGGCAGGCTGATCGGCTCTCTCGCCGACGAGACCGACTCCGAGCCTTGCGACGCCTGGCCGGAGGACATCGACGTCGCCATCGCCGTCGACCGCATCGAGCAGGCGACGACGATGCGCATCGGCCGTCCGTCGACGCCATGGGCGGGCCTGCGCACCTTCGCGCCCGACCGCACGCCGGTCGCCGGCTTCGACCCCCGCCTGCCCGGTTTCTTCTGGCTCGGCGGCCAGGGCGGCTATGGTTTTCAGGTGTCGCTGACCTTGGCCCGGCTGAGCGCGGCGCTGATGCGCGGCGAGCCCTTGCCGGAAGATGTCGCCGCCCTCGGCGTCACCGCCGCGGCGCTGGCGCCTGACCGCTTTCTGGTCCCGGCGACGACACTATGA
- a CDS encoding MarR family winged helix-turn-helix transcriptional regulator translates to MMSDDALDAQIGYNLKRASAFALNDFAVELTEAGLRPVTYGMLALIDERPGIRAAELCRLLGMKSANMAPLLAELEERGLVERDDHAEDKRVRMLTLTPAARQAMPGWRRQVRRHEDRFLQRLTKKERATLLRLLRLIWTDEG, encoded by the coding sequence ATGATGTCCGACGACGCGCTCGATGCGCAGATCGGCTACAATCTCAAGCGCGCCTCGGCCTTCGCGCTCAATGATTTCGCGGTCGAGCTGACCGAAGCGGGCCTGCGCCCGGTCACCTATGGCATGCTGGCTCTGATCGATGAGCGGCCAGGCATCCGCGCCGCGGAACTGTGCCGCCTGCTCGGCATGAAGAGCGCCAACATGGCGCCGCTGCTTGCCGAACTGGAAGAGCGCGGATTGGTCGAGCGCGACGACCACGCCGAGGACAAGCGCGTGCGGATGCTGACCCTGACGCCGGCGGCCAGACAGGCGATGCCGGGCTGGCGGCGACAGGTTCGCCGGCACGAGGACAGGTTTCTGCAAAGGTTGACCAAGAAGGAGCGGGCGACGCTGCTGCGCCTGCTGCGCCTGATCTGGACGGATGAAGGGTGA
- a CDS encoding p-hydroxycinnamoyl CoA hydratase/lyase, with amino-acid sequence MTDETVAFDVDDGIAWVRFNRPDKRNCMNPALNRRMMEVLDELEYRADVGVLVLSGEGSAWSAGMDLKEYFRETEAKGLGAVRKAQAEAYGWWRRLRWYGKPTIAMVNGWCFGGGYGPLFACDLAFAADEAQFALSEINWGILPGGGATKVVVDLLSMRDAMYHALTGELIDGRKAAAWKLVNESLPLAELKARVTEVANILLKKNPIALKATKDAIRRVGEMTYDNAEDYLVRAQEAANSHDNEGRKEGIRQFIDEKSYKPGLGAYDKAR; translated from the coding sequence ATGACCGATGAGACCGTTGCCTTCGATGTCGATGACGGCATCGCCTGGGTGCGCTTCAACCGCCCGGACAAGCGCAATTGCATGAACCCGGCGCTCAACCGGCGCATGATGGAGGTCCTCGATGAACTCGAGTATCGCGCCGATGTCGGCGTTCTGGTGCTGTCGGGCGAAGGCAGCGCCTGGTCGGCGGGCATGGACCTCAAGGAGTATTTCCGCGAGACCGAAGCCAAGGGGCTCGGCGCCGTCCGCAAGGCGCAAGCGGAAGCCTATGGCTGGTGGCGGCGCCTGCGCTGGTACGGCAAGCCGACCATCGCCATGGTCAATGGCTGGTGTTTCGGCGGCGGCTATGGCCCGCTCTTCGCCTGCGACCTCGCCTTCGCCGCCGACGAGGCGCAGTTCGCTCTGTCCGAGATCAACTGGGGCATCCTGCCCGGCGGCGGCGCCACCAAGGTGGTGGTCGACCTCCTGTCGATGCGTGACGCCATGTACCACGCCCTGACCGGCGAACTCATCGACGGCAGGAAAGCCGCCGCTTGGAAATTGGTCAATGAAAGCCTGCCGCTGGCGGAGCTGAAGGCGCGGGTCACCGAGGTAGCCAACATCCTCTTGAAGAAGAACCCGATCGCACTGAAGGCGACCAAGGACGCCATCCGCCGCGTCGGCGAAATGACCTATGACAATGCCGAGGACTATCTGGTGCGGGCGCAGGAGGCGGCCAACTCGCACGACAATGAGGGCCGCAAGGAAGGCATTCGCCAGTTCATCGACGAAAAGAGCTACAAGCCAGGTCTCGGCGCTTACGACAAGGCCAGATGA
- a CDS encoding AMP-binding protein, which yields MRMPALTTLDPVALHAGAQPDRVACVDLASGRRWTYAALDEAIQRTVRVLETGYGIKPGQRIATLARNSADLLILQQAAMRLGAIFVPVNWRLASAEQQAILADCDPALLLHDAAPQAALPGRCIPVDVAAFTAAVEAETLAPRRPLPADDAPSIILYTSGTSGRPKGVIVTERNAFATAVNFSVLGRVGNASIFLCDAPMFHVIGLITSLRPTLLQGGTVLISPGFDAGATNRRLADPALGVTHYFCVPQMARMLRDHPDFAPSRWTSLTAIFTGGAPNPATDIRWWLAQGVRMADGFGMTEAGTVLGMPVEAGRIAGKAGSAGLPAPTIGLRLVDDDGRDVAAGEPGEIWLSGPSITPGYWNRPEETQRAFTADGWFRTGDIARRDGEGFVTLVDRRKDMFISGGENVYPVEIETVLLDHPGIAEAAVIGIADARWGEVGRAFVVVKPGCAVDPADLASHCGARIARFKVPKEFLLTDALPRTASGKIQKHILRSWTAPVRKHS from the coding sequence ATGCGCATGCCGGCCTTGACGACTTTAGACCCGGTGGCCCTGCATGCCGGCGCGCAGCCGGACCGCGTCGCCTGCGTCGACCTGGCCTCCGGCCGGCGCTGGACCTATGCCGCGCTTGACGAGGCCATCCAGCGCACTGTGCGCGTCCTCGAAACCGGCTACGGCATCAAGCCCGGCCAACGGATCGCCACGCTGGCCCGAAACAGCGCCGATCTCCTGATCCTGCAGCAGGCCGCAATGCGGCTCGGCGCCATCTTCGTGCCGGTCAACTGGCGGCTTGCCAGTGCGGAACAGCAGGCGATCCTTGCCGATTGCGATCCGGCGCTGCTGTTGCATGACGCGGCCCCGCAGGCGGCATTGCCCGGGCGCTGCATCCCTGTCGATGTCGCCGCCTTCACGGCGGCGGTCGAGGCAGAGACGCTGGCGCCGCGCCGTCCCCTGCCCGCTGACGATGCGCCCTCGATAATCCTCTACACATCGGGCACGTCGGGCCGGCCAAAGGGCGTCATCGTCACCGAGCGCAATGCCTTCGCCACGGCGGTCAATTTCAGCGTGCTGGGCCGGGTCGGCAATGCCAGCATCTTCCTCTGCGACGCGCCGATGTTCCATGTCATCGGCCTCATCACCAGCCTGCGCCCGACGCTGCTTCAGGGCGGCACCGTGCTGATCTCGCCCGGCTTCGATGCCGGTGCCACCAATCGCCGCCTCGCCGATCCTGCCCTCGGCGTCACTCATTATTTCTGCGTGCCGCAGATGGCCAGGATGCTGCGTGACCACCCCGACTTCGCGCCGTCGCGCTGGACCTCGCTCACCGCCATCTTCACCGGCGGCGCGCCAAATCCGGCCACGGATATCCGCTGGTGGCTGGCCCAGGGCGTGCGCATGGCCGACGGCTTCGGCATGACCGAGGCGGGCACGGTGCTTGGCATGCCGGTCGAGGCCGGCCGCATCGCCGGCAAGGCAGGTTCGGCCGGCCTGCCGGCGCCGACGATCGGCCTGCGCCTCGTCGACGACGATGGCCGCGACGTCGCGGCCGGCGAGCCCGGCGAGATATGGCTGTCCGGCCCCTCGATCACGCCAGGCTATTGGAACCGGCCGGAAGAAACGCAGCGCGCTTTCACCGCCGATGGCTGGTTCCGCACCGGCGATATAGCGCGGCGCGACGGGGAAGGCTTCGTCACCCTCGTCGACCGCCGCAAGGACATGTTCATTTCCGGCGGCGAGAACGTCTATCCCGTCGAAATCGAAACCGTGCTGCTCGACCATCCCGGCATCGCCGAAGCCGCCGTGATCGGCATCGCCGATGCGCGCTGGGGCGAAGTCGGGCGCGCCTTCGTCGTGGTGAAACCCGGATGCGCCGTCGATCCGGCCGATCTGGCAAGCCATTGCGGCGCCCGCATCGCCCGCTTCAAGGTGCCGAAAGAGTTCCTGCTCACCGATGCACTGCCGCGCACCGCATCCGGCAAGATCCAGAAACACATTTTGCGCAGCTGGACAGCACCTGTCCGCAAGCACAGCTGA
- a CDS encoding 3-keto-5-aminohexanoate cleavage protein has product MIVQACINGARARDFHPKLPLTAQAMASDAVACVAAGAGELHIHPRGADGRESLAAVDATVLAVRRACPGTLVGVSTGAWIENDVARTRAATSGWRELPDYASVNLSEADAPALMELLRQRGVGIEAGLATTEDAERFVALTGHDRVLRILIEIDIPDLAAALDEATGIAAVLKRTEVRRPILLHGVDATVWPFVELARQKRWSTRVGLEDGRTLADGTVAKDNAEIVAAAAAVFRSASAG; this is encoded by the coding sequence ATGATCGTCCAGGCCTGCATCAATGGAGCGCGCGCGCGCGATTTTCACCCGAAGCTGCCGCTGACGGCGCAGGCCATGGCCAGCGATGCGGTTGCCTGCGTCGCGGCCGGTGCTGGCGAACTGCACATCCATCCGCGCGGCGCCGATGGGCGTGAAAGCCTGGCCGCCGTCGATGCGACGGTGCTGGCCGTGCGCCGGGCCTGCCCGGGCACGCTGGTCGGCGTGTCGACCGGCGCCTGGATCGAGAACGATGTCGCGCGCACCCGCGCGGCGACCTCCGGCTGGCGCGAGTTGCCCGACTATGCCTCGGTCAACCTCTCCGAGGCCGATGCGCCCGCCTTGATGGAGCTGCTGCGCCAGCGCGGCGTCGGCATCGAGGCCGGGCTCGCCACGACAGAAGACGCCGAGCGGTTCGTGGCGCTCACCGGCCACGACCGGGTGCTGCGCATCCTGATCGAGATCGACATACCGGACCTCGCCGCAGCACTTGACGAGGCAACCGGCATCGCCGCCGTGCTCAAGCGCACCGAAGTGCGGCGGCCGATCCTGCTGCACGGCGTGGACGCCACCGTCTGGCCGTTCGTCGAGCTAGCCCGCCAAAAGCGCTGGTCGACGCGCGTCGGGCTGGAAGACGGCAGGACGCTGGCGGATGGAACGGTGGCGAAGGACAATGCGGAGATCGTCGCGGCTGCGGCGGCGGTTTTCCGCTCCGCGTCCGCCGGCTGA
- a CDS encoding EAL domain-containing protein, whose product MARLGKKSRNGAFWAKALERAHLGVWDWDLRSGDCFYSATWARMLGYEEDELANTSDLWLQLTHPDDRERALASGDRHIAGLTDAIETELRLKHKLGHWVWVLDRGGIVESGADGRPLRLMGVQTDISKQKAAEAALEQVTMRFRLALAASGTGIWHYDIATHKSYWDARTREMFGVVADADEVAADLWHSFLHPDDKEATERAHWPSPGSNGVTASQYRIVKRDGEIRHIESLVRYVAAAGAAGQILGTVRDITEDKLREQELAFAARHDALTGLWNRAAFDRLLADHIAKGVPLAVFYVDLDYFKALNDFAGHAAGDLALKSVAAGIGRCLPPSAHAARLGGDEFALLVPHCDAAQAERLAAAILAAVRSADLGLAATARRLAASIGIAIVNDRATTVADALACADDACYAAKAAGRDRFAVFSAEAATGGLNAARLAADTVDAMEDGRLKLFGQEIHRLGRPWQENRHVEVLARLVGRGGKLIPPSEFIPAAERFGIAARLDRWIIRTALSRHGAAMKSGAITLGFNLSAQTLSDPGLWDFVDSIIEETGAPHSGIGFEITETAAVTNFDAAETFVRKARERRCKVSLDDFGAGMSSFEYLRRFPVDAIKIDGSFIEHMAESRFDREIVSAISGIARSVGCTVVAEKIEQAETLGILQTMGVDFGQGFLLHRPEPLEQIVARAAGPARAAPARKAS is encoded by the coding sequence ATGGCGCGTCTAGGCAAGAAAAGTCGCAATGGAGCGTTCTGGGCCAAGGCCCTGGAGCGCGCCCATCTTGGCGTCTGGGACTGGGATCTTCGCAGCGGCGACTGCTTCTATTCTGCAACCTGGGCGCGAATGCTGGGCTATGAAGAAGATGAACTCGCTAACACCAGTGATCTGTGGCTGCAGCTCACCCATCCCGACGACCGCGAGCGGGCGCTGGCCAGCGGCGACCGCCACATTGCCGGGCTGACCGATGCCATCGAGACAGAACTGCGGCTGAAGCACAAGCTGGGCCACTGGGTGTGGGTGCTCGACCGCGGCGGCATCGTCGAAAGCGGCGCCGACGGGCGTCCGCTGCGGCTGATGGGCGTACAGACCGACATTTCAAAGCAGAAGGCGGCCGAGGCCGCGCTCGAGCAGGTCACGATGCGCTTCCGCCTGGCGCTCGCCGCCAGCGGCACCGGAATCTGGCACTACGACATCGCCACCCACAAAAGCTATTGGGATGCGCGCACCAGGGAGATGTTCGGCGTCGTCGCCGATGCCGACGAGGTGGCGGCCGACCTCTGGCACAGTTTTCTGCATCCCGACGACAAGGAAGCTACCGAGCGGGCGCATTGGCCGTCCCCTGGCTCGAACGGTGTAACCGCCTCGCAATACCGCATCGTCAAGCGCGACGGCGAGATCCGCCACATCGAATCGCTCGTGCGTTACGTCGCCGCCGCGGGCGCTGCCGGCCAGATCCTCGGCACGGTTCGCGACATCACCGAGGACAAGTTGCGCGAACAGGAGCTTGCGTTCGCCGCCCGCCACGACGCGCTGACCGGCCTGTGGAACCGCGCCGCCTTCGACAGGCTGCTTGCCGACCACATCGCCAAGGGCGTGCCGCTGGCGGTGTTCTATGTCGATCTCGACTACTTCAAGGCGCTCAACGACTTCGCCGGCCACGCCGCCGGCGACCTGGCGCTGAAGAGCGTGGCGGCGGGCATTGGCCGCTGCCTGCCGCCGTCGGCGCATGCGGCGCGGCTCGGCGGCGACGAATTCGCTTTGCTGGTGCCCCACTGCGACGCCGCGCAAGCCGAGCGGCTGGCCGCGGCCATACTGGCGGCCGTGCGCAGCGCCGATCTCGGCCTTGCCGCGACCGCGCGGCGGCTCGCGGCAAGCATCGGCATCGCCATCGTCAACGACCGGGCCACCACGGTGGCCGATGCGCTGGCCTGCGCCGACGACGCCTGCTACGCGGCCAAGGCCGCCGGGCGCGATCGCTTCGCGGTGTTTTCGGCTGAAGCCGCCACCGGCGGCCTCAACGCGGCGCGGCTCGCCGCCGACACGGTCGACGCCATGGAGGACGGAAGGCTGAAACTGTTCGGCCAGGAGATCCACCGGCTGGGCCGGCCGTGGCAGGAAAACCGCCATGTCGAAGTGCTGGCGCGGCTTGTCGGTCGCGGCGGCAAGCTGATCCCGCCCAGCGAATTCATCCCGGCGGCGGAACGCTTCGGCATCGCCGCCAGGCTCGATCGCTGGATCATCCGAACCGCGCTCTCGCGGCATGGCGCGGCGATGAAGTCCGGCGCGATCACGCTCGGCTTCAACCTGTCGGCGCAGACGCTGAGCGATCCCGGACTGTGGGACTTCGTCGACAGTATCATCGAGGAGACCGGGGCGCCGCATTCCGGCATCGGCTTCGAGATCACCGAAACCGCCGCCGTCACCAATTTCGATGCCGCCGAGACGTTCGTGCGCAAGGCGCGCGAGCGGCGCTGCAAGGTCAGCCTCGACGATTTCGGCGCCGGCATGAGCTCGTTCGAATATCTCAGACGCTTTCCCGTCGATGCCATCAAGATCGACGGTTCCTTCATCGAGCACATGGCCGAAAGCCGCTTCGACCGCGAGATCGTCTCGGCCATATCGGGCATTGCCCGCAGCGTCGGCTGCACCGTCGTGGCCGAGAAGATAGAGCAAGCCGAGACGCTTGGCATCCTGCAGACGATGGGCGTCGATTTCGGCCAGGGTTTCCTGCTGCACCGGCCCGAGCCGCTGGAGCAGATCGTCGCTCGGGCGGCCGGGCCGGCACGCGCAGCACCGGCCCGCAAGGCGTCCTGA
- a CDS encoding ester cyclase gives MTKQEDNKAVVVRWFTDFWGETCDLSVVDDIAAPDMLLKYSLHEPRRGRDDIRAFMTDFRAAFPDLNFWATTDLIAEGDYVVGQWEGGGRHTGPAFGDFLAGSLPATTGRAMRFTGTTVLKVIDGRIVEEIGLDDGVAALTQLGLIKAA, from the coding sequence ATGACCAAACAGGAAGACAACAAGGCCGTCGTCGTCAGATGGTTCACCGACTTCTGGGGTGAAACCTGCGATCTGTCCGTCGTCGACGATATTGCCGCGCCCGACATGCTGCTCAAATATTCGCTGCATGAACCGCGCCGGGGCCGCGACGACATCAGGGCCTTCATGACCGATTTCCGCGCCGCTTTCCCGGATCTCAACTTCTGGGCCACCACCGATCTCATCGCCGAGGGCGACTATGTCGTCGGCCAATGGGAGGGCGGCGGCAGGCATACCGGCCCGGCCTTCGGCGATTTCCTCGCCGGTTCGCTGCCCGCCACCACCGGCCGCGCCATGCGCTTCACCGGCACCACGGTGCTGAAGGTGATCGACGGCAGGATCGTCGAGGAGATCGGCCTCGACGACGGCGTCGCGGCGCTGACCCAGCTCGGCCTGATCAAGGCTGCCTGA
- a CDS encoding phosphatase PAP2 family protein: MGAHTAQRNGERRPLGVFDLDIAATRSGWMLTALCLAYALAALSLQPGRYLHLAQSYTKPFVFFLPTLLAAGLGVMALTFARHSPTRFMLDMLKQRWLGAAPVILLSFLGITAFTTFKIAIPEIVPFYADRMLAELDLGLHGADPWTWAHRVVPERISAVIFIGYGYGWHVQWFGTLLFVAFWNNPAARLRYLWALALTTILCGTVLAMALSSAGPIFHDQFYGGDRFAALQTALAQNDYAASVHVYAHYLLMAYTSGHPELGSGISAMPSMHVAFVTLNAFFLSGFGRRWAVAGWSFAALILFGSVYTGWHYAVDGYLSILVVSVIWYLTGRFVLPRTSRDTAGMRLPLPEPASQ; encoded by the coding sequence ATGGGTGCGCACACAGCGCAGCGGAACGGCGAGCGCCGGCCGCTTGGCGTTTTTGACCTGGACATCGCCGCGACCAGGAGCGGCTGGATGCTGACCGCCCTGTGCCTGGCCTATGCCTTGGCCGCGCTTAGCCTGCAGCCGGGCCGCTATCTGCACCTGGCGCAATCCTACACAAAGCCATTCGTCTTCTTCCTGCCTACGCTTCTTGCCGCCGGCCTCGGCGTGATGGCGCTGACATTTGCCAGGCATAGCCCGACGCGGTTCATGCTTGACATGCTCAAGCAGCGCTGGCTGGGCGCCGCACCGGTGATCCTCCTGTCCTTTCTCGGCATTACCGCCTTCACCACCTTCAAGATCGCCATCCCGGAGATCGTGCCATTCTATGCCGACCGCATGTTGGCGGAGCTTGATCTTGGGCTGCATGGCGCCGATCCCTGGACATGGGCGCACCGCGTCGTTCCCGAACGCATTTCGGCTGTCATCTTCATCGGCTACGGATATGGCTGGCACGTGCAATGGTTCGGCACCTTGCTGTTCGTCGCCTTCTGGAACAACCCGGCAGCGCGTTTGCGTTATCTGTGGGCGCTCGCGCTGACCACGATCCTGTGCGGCACCGTTCTGGCCATGGCGCTGTCTTCCGCCGGTCCGATATTTCACGACCAGTTCTACGGCGGCGACCGGTTTGCCGCCTTGCAGACCGCGCTCGCGCAGAACGACTACGCCGCGTCGGTCCATGTCTATGCCCACTATCTGCTCATGGCCTACACAAGCGGCCACCCCGAACTGGGCAGCGGCATCTCCGCCATGCCAAGCATGCATGTCGCCTTCGTCACGCTCAACGCCTTTTTCCTGAGCGGTTTCGGGCGCCGCTGGGCCGTGGCCGGCTGGTCCTTCGCGGCGCTCATCCTGTTCGGCTCGGTCTACACCGGCTGGCACTATGCCGTGGACGGCTACCTTTCGATCCTTGTCGTGTCCGTGATCTGGTACCTGACCGGCCGTTTCGTTCTGCCGCGGACGAGCCGCGACACCGCCGGGATGCGCCTGCCTCTGCCCGAACCGGCGTCGCAATGA
- a CDS encoding DUF1330 domain-containing protein, with protein MTAYVIADIKMKDPKWVPAYAASVHDIVHKHGGKYLSRSGNVKTLEGKPLDTTLIALMAFPSEAAARAFTNDPAYAPFVSARQGGSDSRFQLIDDTDLAGTIPYLPKG; from the coding sequence ATGACTGCTTACGTCATCGCTGATATCAAGATGAAGGATCCGAAATGGGTGCCTGCCTACGCGGCCTCGGTGCACGACATCGTCCACAAGCATGGCGGCAAATACCTGTCGCGCAGCGGCAATGTGAAGACGCTTGAAGGCAAGCCGCTCGACACCACGCTGATCGCCCTGATGGCGTTCCCGTCGGAAGCGGCGGCGCGCGCCTTCACCAATGATCCGGCCTATGCGCCTTTCGTTTCGGCGCGTCAGGGCGGCAGCGACAGCCGCTTCCAGCTGATCGACGATACCGATTTGGCCGGAACGATCCCGTATCTGCCGAAGGGATGA
- a CDS encoding winged helix-turn-helix transcriptional regulator, with translation MSQHGYKQFCPLSMAAEVLCTRWTMVLMRELVAGSTRFNDLRRGVPKMSPTLLSQRLKELELAGIVERKEVPGEKGIFDYRLTEAGRDLRPVVEAMGFWGQKWVESRLSLKNLDPSLLMWDMRRNLNPSPLPEGRTVIQFLYQDLPASKRSWWLIVEKHGEVDLCWYDPGFDVDLYVSTDLHTMTAIWMGLLTVEKAGGKVALTGDQAIGKKMQTWLGLSPFAVEPKRAA, from the coding sequence ATGAGCCAGCACGGATACAAGCAGTTCTGCCCGCTATCGATGGCCGCCGAGGTGCTGTGCACCCGCTGGACGATGGTGCTGATGCGCGAATTGGTGGCGGGTTCGACCCGCTTCAACGACCTGCGCCGCGGCGTCCCCAAAATGTCGCCGACCCTTCTGTCGCAACGGTTGAAGGAGCTCGAACTGGCAGGGATCGTCGAGCGCAAGGAGGTGCCGGGCGAGAAAGGCATCTTCGACTACCGGCTGACCGAGGCCGGCCGCGATTTGCGCCCCGTCGTCGAGGCGATGGGCTTTTGGGGGCAGAAATGGGTCGAGTCCCGGCTGTCGCTCAAGAACCTCGATCCGTCGCTGCTGATGTGGGACATGCGGCGCAATCTGAACCCCTCGCCACTCCCCGAAGGGCGCACGGTGATACAATTTCTGTATCAGGATCTGCCGGCATCCAAACGCTCGTGGTGGCTGATCGTCGAAAAGCACGGCGAAGTCGACCTGTGCTGGTACGATCCGGGCTTCGATGTCGACCTCTACGTCTCCACCGACCTGCACACGATGACAGCAATCTGGATGGGGTTGCTGACCGTCGAGAAGGCCGGCGGAAAGGTTGCCCTGACCGGCGACCAGGCTATCGGCAAGAAGATGCAGACCTGGCTCGGGCTCAGCCCGTTCGCGGTGGAGCCCAAACGCGCGGCGTAA